The following proteins are co-located in the Dromiciops gliroides isolate mDroGli1 chromosome 2, mDroGli1.pri, whole genome shotgun sequence genome:
- the COMMD7 gene encoding COMM domain-containing protein 7 isoform X1, with protein sequence MGRLHFTRDPIPESVGSDMLHLNQLSAEQFATLTEVIFYFLVQPKEVETFLAKLSDFAATNQISLGPLKNIVKSLLLVPNGALKKNMTAEQVRADFITLGLSEEKATYFSEKWKQKSPTLARWAIGQTLMINQLIDMEWKFGVTSGSSELQKVGSIFLQLKLVVKKGNQTENIYIELTLPQFYNFLSEMERVRASMECFC encoded by the exons ATGGGGCGTCTTCATTTCACGCGGGACCCCATCCCGGAGTCCGTAGGGAGTGATATGCTGCACTTGAACCAGCTCAGCGCGGAG CAGTTTGCAACGCTGACCGAAGTgattttctactttttggttcAACCCAAGGAG GTTGAAACATTCCTGGCTAAACTGTCTGATTTTGCTGCCACCAATCAGATCAGCCTTGGGCCCTTAAAGAATATAGTGAAAAGCCTTCTCCTAGTGCCTAATG GTGCCTTGAAGAAGAATATGACTGCTGAGCAGGTCAGAGCAGATTTCATTACTCTGG GGCTCAGTGAAGAGAAAGCCACTTATTTTTCTGAGAAG TGGAAACAGAAGTCTCCCACACTTGCACGATGGGCAATAGGACAGACATTGATGATCAACCAGCTTATAGATATGGAATGGAAATTTGGAG TGACATCAGGGAGCAGTGAACTGCAGAAAGTGGGGAGTATTTTTTTACAA TTGAAGTTGGTGGTTAAAAAAGGAAACCAGACTGAAAACATATATATAG AGTTAACCCTGCCTCAATTCTATAACTTCTTGAGTGAGATGGAACGTGTCAGAGCCAGCATGGAGTGTTTCTGCTGA
- the COMMD7 gene encoding COMM domain-containing protein 7 isoform X2: protein MGRLHFTRDPIPESVGSDMLHLNQLSAEFATLTEVIFYFLVQPKEVETFLAKLSDFAATNQISLGPLKNIVKSLLLVPNGALKKNMTAEQVRADFITLGLSEEKATYFSEKWKQKSPTLARWAIGQTLMINQLIDMEWKFGVTSGSSELQKVGSIFLQLKLVVKKGNQTENIYIELTLPQFYNFLSEMERVRASMECFC from the exons ATGGGGCGTCTTCATTTCACGCGGGACCCCATCCCGGAGTCCGTAGGGAGTGATATGCTGCACTTGAACCAGCTCAGCGCGGAG TTTGCAACGCTGACCGAAGTgattttctactttttggttcAACCCAAGGAG GTTGAAACATTCCTGGCTAAACTGTCTGATTTTGCTGCCACCAATCAGATCAGCCTTGGGCCCTTAAAGAATATAGTGAAAAGCCTTCTCCTAGTGCCTAATG GTGCCTTGAAGAAGAATATGACTGCTGAGCAGGTCAGAGCAGATTTCATTACTCTGG GGCTCAGTGAAGAGAAAGCCACTTATTTTTCTGAGAAG TGGAAACAGAAGTCTCCCACACTTGCACGATGGGCAATAGGACAGACATTGATGATCAACCAGCTTATAGATATGGAATGGAAATTTGGAG TGACATCAGGGAGCAGTGAACTGCAGAAAGTGGGGAGTATTTTTTTACAA TTGAAGTTGGTGGTTAAAAAAGGAAACCAGACTGAAAACATATATATAG AGTTAACCCTGCCTCAATTCTATAACTTCTTGAGTGAGATGGAACGTGTCAGAGCCAGCATGGAGTGTTTCTGCTGA